From the genome of Pukyongia salina, one region includes:
- a CDS encoding DUF3467 domain-containing protein produces MAEDKKPKQGQINIELDADVAQGIYSNLAIINHSQSEFVVDFVTIMPGVPKSKVKSRIVLTPQHAKRFLKALSDNVQRFENAHGEIKDYQQPPIPINFGPTGEA; encoded by the coding sequence ATGGCTGAAGATAAAAAACCAAAACAAGGACAGATCAATATCGAACTAGATGCCGATGTCGCCCAGGGTATATACAGTAACCTGGCTATTATAAATCATTCGCAATCTGAGTTTGTGGTCGATTTTGTAACCATTATGCCCGGCGTACCTAAAAGTAAGGTCAAGTCCAGGATCGTGTTGACACCACAACACGCCAAGCGTTTTTTAAAAGCGCTAAGCGATAATGTACAGCGCTTTGAAAATGCACATGGGGAAATAAAAGATTATCAGCAACCACCTATCCCGATAAATTTCGGGCCAACTGGAGAAGCATAA
- the rpoC gene encoding DNA-directed RNA polymerase subunit beta', with protein MARNKENTVQKFNKISIGLASPESILAESRGEVLKPETINYRTHKPERDGLFCERIFGPVKDYECACGKYKRIRYKGIVCDRCGVEVTEKKVRRDRVGHINLVVPVAHIWYFRSLPNKIGYLLGLPSKKLDMIIYYERYVVIQPGIAKNEEGEPVQKMDFLTEEEYLNILDSLPQENLYLEDSDPNKFIAKMGAECLIDLLNRIDLDTLSFELRHKANNETSKQRKTEALKRLQVVEALRDANKNRENRPEWMIMKVVPVIPPELRPLVPLDGGRFATSDLNDLYRRVIIRNNRLKRLMEIKAPEVILRNEKRMLQESVDSLFDNTRKSSAVKTDSNRPLKSLSDSLKGKQGRFRQNLLGKRVDYSARSVIVVGPELKLYECGLPKDMAAELYKPFVIRKLIERGIVKTVKSAKKIIDKKEPVVWDILENVLKGHPVLLNRAPTLHRLGIQAFQPKLIEGKAIQLHPLVCTAFNADFDGDQMAVHLPLGPEAILEAQLLMLASHNILNPANGSPVAVPSQDMVLGLYYMTKLRKSTETEKVLGEGLTFYSPEEAFIAYNEKKVDLNAEIKVRTKDFNEEGELVNQIITTTIGRVIFNDKVPEEAGYINEVLTKKSLRDIIGNILKVTSVPITAAFLDEIKDLGYKFAFEGGLSFSLGDIIIPAEKQAMIDNANTQVDGIIANYNMGLITNNERYNQVIDIWTATNAELTELSMKRIREDQQGFNSVYMMLDSGARGSKEQIRQLTGMRGLMAKPKKSNSGGGEIIENPILSNFKEGLSILEYFISTHGARKGLADTALKTADAGYLTRRLVDVSQDVIINEEDCGTLRGIEVSALKKNEEIVETLKERIVGRTALNDVINPLTKDVLVASGDHISEEVAEAISNSPIEMVEVRSALTCEAKKGICSQCYGRNLATNKMVQRGEAVGVVAAQSIGEPGTQLTLRTFHVGGIAGNISEENKLVTKFDGKAEIEDLKTVKGEDNEGKTVDIVISRTSEIKLIDEKTGITLSTNNIPYGSSIYVKNGQKLKEGTVVCQWDPYNGVIISEFAGKIKYENIEQGITYQVEIDEQTGFQEKVISESRDKKKIPTLHILGKKDEVIRSYNLPVGAHLMVDDGDKIKIGKILVKIPRKSAKSGDITGGLPRVTELFEARNPSNPAVVSEIDGVVSFGKIKRGNREIIIESKLGEIKKYLVKLSNQILVQENDYVRAGMPLSDGSITPEDILRIKGPSAVQQYLVNEVQEVYRLQGVKINDKHFEVVVRQMMRKVRIVDSGDTTFLENELAHKDDFIEENDKIFGMKVVTSAGDSEHLKEGQIISPRELRDENSILKRADKALAEARDAVPATATPILQGITRASLQTKSFISAASFQETTKVLNEAAVSGKVDTLEGLKENVIVGHKIPAGTGMREYDTIIVGSKEELEEMTREKQEVNYN; from the coding sequence ATGGCAAGAAATAAAGAAAACACAGTACAGAAATTCAACAAGATCTCTATTGGTTTAGCTTCGCCCGAGTCGATATTGGCTGAATCTCGTGGAGAAGTACTAAAACCGGAAACGATTAACTACCGTACGCACAAACCAGAGCGTGACGGACTTTTCTGTGAGAGAATATTCGGACCTGTAAAGGATTACGAATGTGCCTGTGGTAAATATAAACGTATAAGATACAAGGGTATAGTTTGTGACCGTTGTGGTGTTGAAGTAACCGAGAAAAAGGTTCGTCGCGACCGCGTAGGACACATCAACCTGGTTGTGCCTGTTGCACATATCTGGTATTTCCGTTCACTTCCAAATAAGATCGGATACCTTCTTGGATTGCCGTCTAAGAAACTGGATATGATCATTTATTACGAACGATATGTGGTAATTCAGCCAGGTATCGCGAAGAATGAAGAAGGTGAACCTGTTCAGAAAATGGATTTCCTTACGGAAGAAGAATACCTGAACATCCTCGATTCACTTCCTCAGGAGAATCTATATCTGGAAGACAGCGATCCTAACAAGTTTATCGCGAAGATGGGAGCCGAATGTCTTATCGACCTGTTGAACAGGATCGATCTAGACACCTTGTCTTTCGAACTTCGTCACAAAGCAAACAATGAAACCTCCAAACAACGTAAGACCGAAGCCCTGAAAAGATTACAGGTAGTGGAAGCCCTGCGTGATGCGAACAAAAACCGTGAGAACAGACCCGAATGGATGATCATGAAGGTAGTGCCTGTGATCCCGCCGGAATTACGTCCGCTTGTACCACTTGATGGAGGTAGATTTGCAACTTCAGATCTTAACGACCTGTATAGACGAGTGATCATTAGAAACAACCGTCTTAAGAGATTGATGGAGATCAAAGCTCCTGAAGTGATCTTACGTAATGAGAAGCGTATGCTTCAGGAATCGGTGGATTCACTTTTCGATAACACCCGTAAATCTTCAGCAGTAAAAACCGATAGCAACCGTCCGTTAAAATCACTTTCAGATTCCCTGAAAGGTAAACAAGGACGATTCCGCCAGAACTTACTAGGTAAACGTGTGGATTATTCTGCTCGTTCGGTAATTGTTGTAGGTCCTGAGCTGAAATTATACGAATGTGGTCTTCCGAAGGATATGGCTGCCGAGCTTTACAAACCTTTTGTGATCCGAAAGCTGATCGAAAGAGGAATCGTAAAAACGGTGAAGTCTGCCAAGAAGATCATCGACAAAAAAGAACCTGTTGTATGGGACATCCTGGAAAATGTATTGAAAGGACATCCGGTGCTATTAAACCGGGCCCCTACACTACACAGACTTGGTATACAGGCTTTCCAGCCTAAACTTATTGAAGGTAAGGCGATACAGCTACACCCATTGGTATGTACGGCCTTTAATGCCGATTTCGATGGGGACCAGATGGCGGTACACCTGCCGCTTGGGCCGGAAGCGATCCTGGAAGCACAGCTATTAATGCTTGCTTCTCACAATATTCTGAATCCTGCAAATGGATCACCGGTTGCGGTACCATCTCAGGATATGGTATTGGGTCTGTATTATATGACCAAGCTTAGAAAGTCTACAGAAACCGAAAAGGTACTGGGTGAAGGACTTACATTCTATTCTCCTGAAGAAGCATTTATCGCTTATAACGAGAAGAAAGTAGACCTGAATGCAGAAATAAAAGTTAGAACCAAGGATTTCAATGAAGAAGGTGAGCTGGTAAACCAGATCATCACTACAACCATTGGTAGAGTGATCTTCAATGATAAGGTGCCGGAAGAAGCCGGGTACATCAATGAAGTACTTACCAAGAAATCCTTACGTGATATTATAGGTAATATCCTGAAGGTAACAAGCGTGCCAATCACTGCAGCTTTCCTTGATGAGATCAAGGACCTTGGATATAAATTCGCTTTCGAGGGTGGCTTATCCTTCAGTTTAGGAGATATTATTATTCCTGCTGAAAAGCAAGCCATGATCGATAATGCGAATACCCAGGTTGATGGCATTATTGCCAATTATAACATGGGTCTTATCACAAATAACGAACGATACAACCAGGTAATTGATATCTGGACGGCCACCAATGCCGAATTAACCGAACTGTCCATGAAGCGTATTCGTGAGGACCAGCAAGGATTTAACTCGGTGTATATGATGCTTGACTCCGGGGCGAGGGGATCTAAAGAACAGATTCGTCAGCTTACCGGAATGCGTGGACTGATGGCCAAGCCTAAAAAGTCTAATTCCGGTGGTGGAGAGATCATTGAGAACCCGATCCTGTCTAACTTTAAGGAAGGATTATCGATTCTCGAATACTTTATCTCTACACACGGTGCTCGTAAAGGTCTTGCCGATACCGCACTTAAAACAGCGGATGCAGGATACTTAACCAGACGATTGGTGGATGTGTCTCAGGACGTGATCATCAACGAAGAGGATTGTGGTACTTTAAGAGGAATCGAGGTTTCGGCATTGAAAAAGAATGAAGAGATCGTTGAGACGCTTAAGGAACGAATTGTGGGTAGGACAGCACTTAATGATGTTATCAACCCATTGACCAAGGATGTGCTGGTAGCCTCGGGTGATCATATTTCGGAGGAAGTTGCGGAAGCTATTTCTAATTCACCTATCGAAATGGTCGAGGTACGATCTGCGCTAACATGTGAGGCGAAGAAAGGTATTTGTTCTCAATGCTACGGAAGGAACCTTGCAACCAACAAAATGGTTCAGCGTGGTGAGGCCGTTGGTGTTGTAGCAGCACAGTCTATTGGAGAACCGGGAACCCAGCTTACACTTCGTACGTTCCACGTAGGAGGTATCGCCGGAAACATTTCCGAAGAAAATAAACTGGTAACCAAGTTCGACGGGAAAGCAGAGATTGAAGATCTTAAAACCGTAAAGGGTGAGGATAATGAAGGAAAAACAGTGGATATTGTTATTTCCCGAACTTCAGAGATCAAGCTTATCGACGAGAAGACAGGCATTACTTTAAGTACAAATAATATTCCTTACGGATCTTCTATCTATGTGAAGAATGGGCAGAAGCTTAAAGAAGGAACGGTTGTTTGTCAGTGGGATCCTTATAACGGGGTGATCATTTCCGAATTTGCCGGGAAGATAAAGTATGAGAATATAGAACAGGGTATCACTTACCAGGTTGAGATAGATGAACAAACTGGATTCCAGGAAAAAGTAATTTCCGAATCCAGAGATAAGAAGAAGATCCCAACTCTACACATATTAGGGAAGAAGGATGAAGTTATTCGTTCGTACAACCTACCGGTAGGTGCTCACCTTATGGTGGACGATGGCGATAAGATCAAGATAGGTAAGATCCTTGTGAAGATTCCTCGTAAATCGGCCAAATCCGGTGATATTACGGGTGGTCTGCCAAGAGTTACCGAATTATTCGAAGCGCGTAACCCATCCAATCCGGCTGTAGTAAGTGAGATTGATGGCGTTGTTTCCTTTGGAAAGATCAAGAGAGGTAACCGTGAGATCATCATCGAATCTAAACTAGGAGAGATCAAGAAATATCTTGTGAAGCTTTCCAATCAGATCTTGGTGCAGGAAAACGATTATGTTCGTGCCGGAATGCCATTGTCTGATGGATCTATCACACCAGAAGATATTCTAAGGATCAAAGGGCCATCTGCAGTTCAACAGTATCTTGTGAATGAAGTTCAGGAAGTATACCGACTGCAAGGTGTGAAGATCAACGATAAGCACTTTGAGGTTGTGGTTCGCCAAATGATGCGTAAAGTACGTATTGTTGATAGTGGAGACACGACATTCCTTGAGAATGAGCTTGCGCATAAAGACGATTTCATCGAGGAGAACGACAAGATCTTTGGCATGAAGGTGGTTACTAGCGCAGGAGATTCTGAACACCTAAAAGAAGGACAGATCATTTCACCTAGAGAATTAAGAGATGAGAACTCTATACTGAAGAGAGCCGATAAGGCCCTTGCTGAAGCAAGAGACGCTGTGCCGGCAACGGCTACGCCAATTCTTCAGGGTATTACGAGAGCGTCGCTACAAACCAAGTCGTTCATCTCTGCTGCTTCCTTCCAGGAGACTACTAAAGTATTGAACGAGGCTGCTGTGAGCGGTAAGGTAGATACTCTAGAAGGATTGAAGGAGAATGTAATTGTAGGACACAAGATCCCTGCCGGTACCGGTATGAGAGAATACGATACGATCATCGTAGGATCCAAGGAGGAGCTTGAAGAAATGACCCGCGAGAAACAAGAAGTTAATTATAACTAA
- a CDS encoding Fn3-like domain-containing protein, which translates to MQKKYSINFLITVALVFFIGSFNLQAQQCNSELGVYKDRNARSATLNDATKFKMELTNNSSQSQTYEIQSVIFEDPCEEAGLSGSTNSRNTTGLNVSIQINNARASSITVPARSTKSFVAEVSVASASKLQVWKCVELTAVSNACAKGEAKALLKVFISDPTNN; encoded by the coding sequence ATGCAAAAGAAGTACTCGATCAATTTTTTGATTACAGTAGCCCTCGTTTTCTTTATTGGTAGTTTTAACCTTCAAGCTCAGCAATGTAATTCGGAGTTGGGGGTTTATAAGGACAGGAACGCAAGATCTGCAACCCTTAATGATGCTACCAAGTTTAAAATGGAGCTTACCAATAATTCTTCCCAATCTCAGACGTATGAGATACAATCGGTAATTTTCGAGGACCCATGTGAAGAAGCTGGTTTATCAGGTTCTACAAATTCCAGAAATACCACAGGTTTAAATGTGAGTATACAAATAAACAATGCAAGAGCCAGTTCTATAACTGTCCCGGCGCGATCAACCAAATCGTTCGTCGCGGAGGTGTCTGTTGCCTCGGCCTCGAAATTACAGGTATGGAAGTGTGTTGAACTTACAGCGGTTTCCAATGCATGCGCAAAAGGAGAAGCCAAAGCTCTTCTAAAAGTATTCATTTCAGACCCTACAAATAACTAA
- a CDS encoding peptide chain release factor 3 has protein sequence MSLIKEITRRKTFGIISHPDAGKTTLTEKLLLFGGAIQEAGAVKSNKIKKGATSDFMEIERQRGISVATSVLAFEYENIKINILDTPGHKDFAEDTFRTLTAVDSVIVVIDVAKGVEEQTEKLVEVCRMRNIPMIVFINKLDREGKDAFELLDEIEQKLQLRVTPLSFPIGMGYDFKGIYNIWEKNVNLFSGDSRKNIEETIEIEDLSNPELDKLVGDKAAKTLRDELELVYEVYPDFERDAYLKGELQPVFFGSALNNFGVRELLDCFIEIAPAPRPKASDTRLVKPEEKNFSGFVFKIHANMDPKHRDRLAFVKIVSGTFERNTPYLHVRNGKKMKFSSPNAFFAEKKQIVDISYPGDIVGLHDTGNFKIGDTLTEGEIMQYKGIPSFSPEHFKYINNADPMKSKQLEKGIDQLMDEGVAQLFILELNGRKVIGTVGALQFEVIQYRLEHEYGAICRYENLNVHKACWVDPKDPKGEEFSEFKRVKAKFLAKDKRGQLVFFADSAFTLQMTQTKYPNVKLHFVSEFESVH, from the coding sequence ATGTCATTAATTAAGGAAATTACACGAAGAAAAACCTTCGGAATTATATCGCACCCAGATGCGGGAAAAACAACTTTAACCGAAAAATTATTGCTCTTTGGAGGTGCAATCCAGGAAGCGGGTGCCGTAAAAAGCAACAAAATAAAAAAAGGCGCCACAAGTGATTTTATGGAGATCGAAAGACAACGGGGTATTTCTGTCGCCACTTCGGTGCTAGCCTTTGAATATGAGAATATTAAGATCAACATTCTTGATACACCCGGTCACAAGGATTTTGCTGAAGATACCTTTAGAACACTAACTGCGGTAGATAGTGTGATCGTTGTAATAGATGTCGCTAAAGGAGTTGAGGAACAAACCGAAAAACTCGTGGAAGTATGCCGTATGCGAAATATCCCTATGATCGTGTTTATTAACAAGCTTGACCGGGAAGGAAAAGATGCCTTCGAACTCCTGGATGAAATTGAGCAAAAACTACAGCTAAGGGTTACCCCACTCAGTTTTCCAATAGGAATGGGCTACGATTTTAAAGGTATCTATAACATCTGGGAAAAAAATGTAAATCTCTTTAGCGGTGATAGTCGTAAAAATATTGAGGAAACAATTGAAATTGAAGACCTTAGCAATCCTGAACTTGATAAATTGGTTGGAGATAAAGCCGCCAAAACCTTAAGGGACGAATTAGAACTAGTGTACGAGGTATACCCCGATTTTGAACGAGACGCCTATCTTAAAGGAGAGCTGCAACCCGTATTTTTTGGCTCCGCATTAAATAATTTCGGCGTAAGGGAACTACTGGATTGTTTTATAGAGATCGCCCCGGCCCCACGCCCCAAAGCCAGTGATACCAGACTCGTAAAACCCGAAGAGAAGAACTTTTCAGGATTTGTGTTCAAGATCCACGCTAATATGGACCCTAAACACAGGGACCGACTCGCATTTGTTAAGATCGTTTCGGGTACCTTCGAAAGAAACACGCCTTATCTACATGTGCGTAACGGCAAAAAAATGAAATTTTCCAGTCCCAATGCTTTCTTTGCTGAAAAGAAACAAATAGTTGATATCTCATATCCCGGTGATATCGTTGGACTTCACGATACAGGTAATTTTAAGATCGGTGACACTCTCACCGAAGGGGAGATCATGCAATACAAGGGTATTCCAAGCTTTTCTCCGGAACACTTCAAGTACATTAATAACGCAGATCCAATGAAGAGCAAGCAACTTGAGAAAGGGATCGACCAATTGATGGATGAAGGGGTTGCTCAGTTATTTATTCTAGAGCTAAATGGGCGGAAAGTTATCGGTACTGTGGGTGCCCTTCAGTTTGAAGTGATCCAATATCGTCTGGAGCATGAATACGGAGCGATCTGCAGATACGAAAACCTAAACGTTCATAAGGCGTGCTGGGTAGATCCGAAGGATCCCAAAGGCGAAGAATTTTCAGAATTTAAAAGAGTTAAAGCTAAATTCCTCGCTAAAGATAAGCGCGGACAACTGGTATTCTTTGCCGATTCAGCCTTTACTCTTCAGATGACACAAACCAAATATCCTAATGTAAAGCTTCACTTTGTGAGCGAATTCGAATCTGTACACTAA
- a CDS encoding Ig-like domain-containing protein codes for MTSCAPKIRRTASQWMLSILAIFIISQVGFGQTQAPSVQTGVTFQWSDTQAVNSDPATIASITIDGVVYSSFAAPSSYALTRLGPDGHNQNKILENGVTINGSSANVDWNTDAIAAFQDKNLNHYFNANANGRNICNNFLSVLTTDAQIQSLYYTPGIPSNDGGILAITERNANNCYYIAVYGYAVGGSTEVFLGDTFVRQNSTQWGPLFNAPPAGVDYWNSGRVVENGGTLGIAIFVLDDLAPVGSVITRVDLVAATEDHGDGKLFIAQRYATPKTETGCIDQEFNGTVNDGTAPAGSTYSLVSGPTPAGQDFTFNSDGSYSYVPSSGYLGDVTFEYEVCLPVPNSGICDTSTVTISYVTYPNAGCPCISGNADGPLLQTN; via the coding sequence ATGACCTCTTGTGCCCCCAAAATACGGAGAACTGCATCTCAATGGATGCTTTCCATTCTCGCAATTTTTATTATTTCCCAGGTTGGTTTCGGGCAAACCCAGGCACCATCGGTTCAAACCGGTGTAACCTTTCAGTGGTCCGATACACAAGCTGTAAATTCAGATCCGGCGACGATAGCTTCCATCACTATAGATGGCGTTGTCTACAGCTCCTTTGCTGCTCCGTCATCTTATGCACTTACACGCTTAGGGCCTGATGGACATAATCAGAATAAAATATTAGAAAATGGAGTTACCATTAACGGGAGTAGTGCGAATGTAGATTGGAACACCGATGCCATCGCAGCTTTTCAGGATAAAAATCTAAATCATTATTTCAACGCCAATGCTAACGGAAGGAATATTTGTAATAATTTTCTATCTGTTCTTACCACCGATGCACAAATCCAATCTTTGTATTATACACCCGGAATTCCTTCCAATGACGGAGGAATATTAGCCATTACCGAAAGGAATGCGAATAATTGTTATTATATCGCGGTTTATGGTTATGCAGTAGGCGGGTCTACCGAAGTTTTTCTAGGAGATACTTTCGTAAGACAAAACTCAACACAATGGGGCCCATTATTCAATGCCCCTCCTGCGGGAGTTGACTACTGGAATTCGGGCCGTGTGGTTGAGAATGGCGGTACCCTGGGGATAGCCATATTTGTACTTGACGATCTCGCTCCTGTAGGTTCTGTGATCACTCGTGTCGATCTGGTTGCTGCCACCGAAGACCACGGAGATGGAAAATTATTTATCGCACAACGATATGCTACCCCTAAGACGGAAACAGGGTGTATAGATCAGGAATTCAACGGAACGGTGAACGATGGAACCGCGCCGGCAGGATCTACTTACTCTCTAGTGAGTGGCCCAACCCCGGCAGGACAGGATTTTACGTTTAATTCGGACGGCTCTTACAGCTATGTCCCTTCTAGTGGTTATTTAGGGGATGTGACTTTCGAGTACGAAGTTTGCTTACCCGTGCCAAATTCGGGCATATGCGACACCTCTACGGTGACTATTAGCTACGTAACCTATCCTAATGCAGGTTGCCCCTGTATTTCTGGTAACGCAGACGGACCCCTATTACAGACGAATTAA